The following nucleotide sequence is from Salinispirillum sp. LH 10-3-1.
AAGCCGCACACGCCAGGATGACCAATAGCATGGTCAGCATTGGCGTCAAACCAAAGGCCACAATAACCACGCCAAAAAGGGCAGCGTCGAGCACGATGATGATGGAGCGGGTAGCATTCGGAAAACGGACACGCAGCGGTGTAGTAAGAATGTGACTGGCAATGGGGTAGGCGACCAATGCCACTACCACTACGGCCCAAAAAGCGTCAAAAAACTCAGTTAGAATACCTGCGCCCATGGTGGCTGCAAAGGTTAAGTAAGCCAGTAAGCGAACATTCAGTTCCTGAGTTGTGGGCAAAAAAACGGTATTGACGTCTGAATGCTCCGGCTTATTGGGAAGGGTGTTGGTTGACATAAAATACTGAGATTTGCATCGCTGTGACTAAGCTGCTTTTATACCACAGGGGTTGCACTGACAGAACCATATCGAGCAAATGAGAATGAGTGAATGACAACATCGACGCTACAACAACTATTGACGCGCTCCTCTATGGCAAAACTAGCCGAGCCGGGCCCATCGGAAGAAGAATTGAAGCAGATTCTGCATGCGGGTTTGTTGGCGCCCGACCATGCTTATTTACGCCCAGCTCGACTCACCGTTGTATCGGGCGAAGGACTAAAGCGTTTGGGTGATTTATTGGCGCAGGCTGCCATGGCTGAAGACACCGAGGTGACGGCTGAGCAGTTGGAAAAGATTCGCCTTAAACCGATGCGAGCGCCGCTGATTATTGTAGTTGGGTGCCGCGTTAAGAGTCATGGCAAGGTGCCCGAAATCGAGCAGGTGGCTTCAACCGCGGCGGCGGTTTCATTGATGCAGGTAGCCATTGATGCGTTAGGCTACGGCAGTATGTGGCGCACCGGCGCGATGGCCTACAGTGGTATCGTTAAGCGTGCGTTTGGCCTGTCATCGCAAGACCATCTGATCGGCTTTCTGTACGTTGGCACCGCAGTGAAAGAACCTAAGAAGCGCGCCGACGTGCTGTGGGACGAGAGGGTATCAACCTTTTGATGCCTCTCGTATCGCTTGATTTGAGTTCATAAATCGAGCCATAGCATCGTAGGCCTGCTTGCAGTCATTTTTGATCAGGTCTTCCATATTTAAGAAAGCATGCAGTAAGTCAGGAAAGTGCAGGTGTTGGCTCGCCACACCGTGCGCTTCAAGTTGCGCCAGATAAGCTATGGCCTCGTCTTTGAGTGGGCAGTAGCCTGCAGTAATGATGAGCGTTTCAGGCAGTCGGCTGGTGACGGGCATGTTCAGCGGTGATACTGCACGCCGATCTTCTTGATGCTGAAAATACAGTTCGTAGTACCACTGAATGCGACGTTTCTCCAACATGTACCCTTCGGCCAGGTCGTCTATCGACGCATGGTTTAAGGTGTAGTCCAAATTGGGGTAGATCAATATCTGCCGGTCTATCAACCGCTCCGGAGCGTCCTGCAATTGAGCACTCAAGGTGGCTGTCAAGGCGCCTCCACCCGAATCACCCACTACCGTCAGCTCTCGAATAACGTGACGCTGTAAGCGATCCAGGGTATCCCATAGGTGCATGACGACAGTGCGGCAGTCGTTCAGGCCACTGGGGTAAGGGCATTCTGGCGCTAGGCGATACTCAACCGACACCACCAGTTGATGGCTGCTGGCCGCCAGTTTACGGCATATAGGATCGTAAACGCTGACGCCGCCCGCAATATGACCGCCGCCATGAATATAAATACACACCGGCTTGGCGATCGTGGGGTCCGGGTCGTAAATACGCACGGGTACGGCGTAATCATCGCCCTGGACCAAAGCGTCAGCAATCCATGGGAGTACAGGCTTGCGCGTCACCAAGGTCGATGTCATGTTGGCAAGACCTTCGCGAGCACTGATGGGCGTAGGTTCTGAGCCCGCAGACCGCTGCTGGCGGGTAATGCGGTTTAATTTGTCCAGCCAGTCGGCTAGTTGGGTATTTAATGCGGTTGTCATAATACTTCCCTGTGGGTCATCAGAGTCTATACATCACTAAGGCGTGGCCGTGGCAAACCAGCCGACCAAGATGGTCCGTGCACTGGGTATCCAAGTTCACTAACGACTTGTCTTTGCGCAGTCGTTGAATGGTGACCACGGCCTCAAGCGGCGTGTCGACTTGTGCCGCCATCTCAAATGTCATGTCCTGTTTGAGGTACATGGTTCCGCTGCCGGGCAACTTGACCCCAAGCAAGTAAGAAAACAGTCCGGCAATCAGTGGCTCAGGTACTTGTTGTGTTGGCCCGTTGGCTTTGGCAATGGCTTGCCACGACAACACATCGGCGGCGGTGAAGGTGCGCGTAACCTGGGCTTGCTGACCCACAGAGAGGGTGTTGAATAGGCGGTCGGTCACGGTCATGCCAGATCCTCCGTTGGCAGGGTGAGCGTGCATTGGCCTTCAAGGCACAGGGTGCCATTGGCCTTGCGAATTTCGGTGTTGAGCGTCAGCGAAGACGGTGTTGCAGGCATCGAACGCAATTGAATGGTCAGCGTTTCATCGGCGTAAGCCGGGTTGGCGAACATCAAGTCTTGATGCCGCAACCTGGAGTTTGGAAAGTGCTGCTGTACAACGCCCCGCACCAAGCTGAACAGCAGCATGCCGTGCGAGACCGTGGCGCCAAACACGGTAGACGCAGCAAATATCGGATCAACATGAATGGGGTTGTCGTCACCGCTGAGGCGCGCGAATTGGTCAAAGTCAGCCTGCGACAAACGGGTTGTCACGGTGTGAGTGATGGGCGTGTCAAACGGTAGCATCGCGTAACTCCTGTTTGGTAATCTTGCCCAGCGCGTTGCGCGGCAGCGTCGGCACAATGGCAATAGAATGCGGGATTTTGTATCCGGCAAGGTGTTGTCGACAGTATTGTTTGATGGCTTCGGGTTCGGGCGCTAAGTCGCTATGACACACCACGAAAGCTCGGCCCACTTCGCCCCAGCGCTCGTCCCTGACGCCGATGACGGCGGCTTCTTTGATGTCAGGATGATGCAGCAGTACTTGCTCGACCTCGGCTGGATACACGTTTTCGCCGCCGGAAATGAACATGTCTTTGCAGCGATCAACAATGTAGTAATATCCGTCGCTGTCGCGGCGGGCAATATCGCCGGTTCTCAGCCAACCATCAGCATCAATGGCTTGCTGTGTGGCATCGGGCTGGCGCCAATAGCCGGGTGTAATGCCTGGGCCGCGCACCAGCATTTCACCCGCTCGCTGGTCAAGAATGTCGTTACCGGAGGGGTCTACCAAGCGCACTTCAGCCAGCAATTGGGGTACGCCGACGGAGCCAATTTTATCGAGTACGCGGTCGGCCTCTAATAGAAACACCGCCGGTCCTGTTTCGGTCATGCCGAAACCTGTACGTACCTGAATGCCCATATCAACAAATCGTTGGGCGACGGGCAAGGCAAGCGCTGCACCGCCGCAGCTCCAAGAGCGCACGGCCGATACTTTTTCGCCGGAAAAGTCAGGGTGTTCCAATAACGTTTGGTACACCGCAGGTACGCCAAAAAACAGCGTGGCGCGGGTAGACAATACCTCAATGGCTTGGTCAGGCTCGAAGGATGGCGCGATCAACACGGTTCCACCCACCAGCAGCACGCCCGTCGAGAACAGGTTGATGCCTCCGGTATGGAACAGCGGCAAGACGTTGAGCAATACGTCTTCTCGGGTCAGTGCGACCGACAAGCCAATATTGAAATAATTCGCCAGCATCATGCGGAAGGTCTGGATGACGCCCTTGGGGCGTCCCGTGGTGCCAGAGGTGTAGAGCAAATACCACGGTGCATCTGGGTCGCGCGGTGGGTAGGCACTTACGTCCGGCTCAACCGCGTTGAGATCCGCTTGATAGCTGCGCGTGAATCGATTGGCGGTAAGGCTTGCTGGCGCAAGCTGTGCCAGTTGCTCGGCATCTTCATCGGTGGCGTCTAGAGCTACCAATGTCATGGTCGGGTGCGCCGCCGCCAGAGTGTGCACGGTAGCGGAAAAGGCGGCGGTGTAAACTAAGGCTTGTGGTGCGCAATCGTGCAGCAAAACCTCGAGTTCGGGTGGGGCCAGGCGCCAATTGAGGGGCACCAGGACCAAGCCGGCTTTCGCACAGCCAAATAAGAAAGCGAAAAATTCCGCTCGGCTGTGGCCCAGATAAGCAATACGATCACCCGCTGACAATCCCCAATCGGTCAGCGCAGCAGTCGCGAACGCCGCGGCTTCGCGGTTCAGTTCTGTGTACGTAAAGGTACGCCCGGTGCCCAAGTCTTCCACGGCCAAATGAGTGGGTGATACGCGGGCACGCTGGGCCAGCAGGTCAAACATCTCCATCCTATCCTCCGTCTCCGTGGGTCGACTTGTTGTGCGCTGTGCTTTAGGTCGCGGCGTTCATGTCGTTAAAAAAGCGGCCATACCGTGGTCGGCGTCCGGCGTCATAATTTGTTGGCAAAACAGGTGTTGCTCGGCGCGCAGTTTGGCCGCCAACTGGATGGGCTCAGGGCGCATCAAGGTCAATGTGTGGCGGTGGCTGCTGCGGTAACCGGTGGTGATTTGTTGCACGACTTCATGGGTGGCTTCGGTCAGCTCGGTGGCTGAAACCAGGTAGGTTAAAAGCCCCAAATGGTGTGCTTCTTCAGCCGCCAAGGTGCGGTTGGTCAGCAGCAGATCTAAAGAACGTGTGCGACCGATGCGCTCTGGCAGCAGGGCTGTCCATCCGCCGTCGGGGGCAAAACCCACGCGGGCATACCAAGGCGCAAACTGCGCTTCCCAGGTGCCGATCACCACGTCGCACGCCAGTACCAACCCCAAACTGCCACCGGTGACCAGTCCGTGGACTTTTGCCACCGTGGGGCAGGGTAATTGTGTTAAGGCCAAAATGGCATCGTGCAGACTGCCGACCAGAGCAGACGCATACTCTGCGCGCACCGCGTTGGGTTGCTGATAAAAGGCTGTAACGTCGCCGCCGGTCGAGAAGGTCTTTCCGGCGGCCTGCAACACGAGTACATCCGGGGTCTGGTCGCGTACGTCCTCTAACGCGTGCAGTAATTGGTGAACCAGTTCGGGCACCAATGCGTTAGCGCGCTCTGGGCGGTTCAGTGTTAACGTTGCCACCGTGCACTGGCCCTGCAGGCAGGGCATGGTTTCGTAGGTGATGCGCACCAAGTTCGTCATGATCCGTGTTGGCGGTCGTCTGGGTTGGCCAATCCGTGGCGCAGTAAATCGGCCATGGTGGCGACAATTTCATCCATGGGTACATCGTCTTTCCACAGGCCGAAGCGCATACCGAGAAAGTGCGACATACCCATTAAGGCCCAGTTTCTGATCTGGTTGTTGCCGGGGCGAAGCTCTCCTGCCTGAGTGGCTTCGGCTAACATATTGCCGTACGCCTCACTGAAGGTTTCATAGTATTCACGGTAAATGTCTTCGTCGACGAACTGAACTTCCTGCAGTACGCGGTACATCCACGGGTTGCTTTGCACATATTCAAGAAATGCCCGCAGACCGCGGGTTTCGGCGTCGATTCTATCGGTAGCGCCCTCTACACTCTGCGCAAGGTGCGCACGCAGGTTGTGGCCCATTTCCTTGATGAGTTCGCGCATAGCTTCTTCTTTTCCTTCGAAATAGGAGTAAAAAGAACCCAGTGCTACACCAGCCACTCGGGTGATGTCGCTGATGCCGGCCTGATGGTAACCCAGGGTGCCAAAGCACTCTTCGGCCGCCGCGAGAATACGCAACCGTGTGCGTTGCCCGCGAGCAGTTTTAGGCTTGCGCGGCACTTTAGGATCTTTGGTCGGGCGCTCGCTGGCCCGAGCGCTTAATTTTGTTGATGTCATAA
It contains:
- a CDS encoding nitroreductase family protein; this translates as MTTSTLQQLLTRSSMAKLAEPGPSEEELKQILHAGLLAPDHAYLRPARLTVVSGEGLKRLGDLLAQAAMAEDTEVTAEQLEKIRLKPMRAPLIIVVGCRVKSHGKVPEIEQVASTAAAVSLMQVAIDALGYGSMWRTGAMAYSGIVKRAFGLSSQDHLIGFLYVGTAVKEPKKRADVLWDERVSTF
- a CDS encoding alpha/beta hydrolase, which translates into the protein MTTALNTQLADWLDKLNRITRQQRSAGSEPTPISAREGLANMTSTLVTRKPVLPWIADALVQGDDYAVPVRIYDPDPTIAKPVCIYIHGGGHIAGGVSVYDPICRKLAASSHQLVVSVEYRLAPECPYPSGLNDCRTVVMHLWDTLDRLQRHVIRELTVVGDSGGGALTATLSAQLQDAPERLIDRQILIYPNLDYTLNHASIDDLAEGYMLEKRRIQWYYELYFQHQEDRRAVSPLNMPVTSRLPETLIITAGYCPLKDEAIAYLAQLEAHGVASQHLHFPDLLHAFLNMEDLIKNDCKQAYDAMARFMNSNQAIREASKG
- a CDS encoding MaoC/PaaZ C-terminal domain-containing protein, with product MLPFDTPITHTVTTRLSQADFDQFARLSGDDNPIHVDPIFAASTVFGATVSHGMLLFSLVRGVVQQHFPNSRLRHQDLMFANPAYADETLTIQLRSMPATPSSLTLNTEIRKANGTLCLEGQCTLTLPTEDLA
- a CDS encoding AMP-binding protein — encoded protein: MEMFDLLAQRARVSPTHLAVEDLGTGRTFTYTELNREAAAFATAALTDWGLSAGDRIAYLGHSRAEFFAFLFGCAKAGLVLVPLNWRLAPPELEVLLHDCAPQALVYTAAFSATVHTLAAAHPTMTLVALDATDEDAEQLAQLAPASLTANRFTRSYQADLNAVEPDVSAYPPRDPDAPWYLLYTSGTTGRPKGVIQTFRMMLANYFNIGLSVALTREDVLLNVLPLFHTGGINLFSTGVLLVGGTVLIAPSFEPDQAIEVLSTRATLFFGVPAVYQTLLEHPDFSGEKVSAVRSWSCGGAALALPVAQRFVDMGIQVRTGFGMTETGPAVFLLEADRVLDKIGSVGVPQLLAEVRLVDPSGNDILDQRAGEMLVRGPGITPGYWRQPDATQQAIDADGWLRTGDIARRDSDGYYYIVDRCKDMFISGGENVYPAEVEQVLLHHPDIKEAAVIGVRDERWGEVGRAFVVCHSDLAPEPEAIKQYCRQHLAGYKIPHSIAIVPTLPRNALGKITKQELRDATV
- a CDS encoding enoyl-CoA hydratase/isomerase family protein, which codes for MTNLVRITYETMPCLQGQCTVATLTLNRPERANALVPELVHQLLHALEDVRDQTPDVLVLQAAGKTFSTGGDVTAFYQQPNAVRAEYASALVGSLHDAILALTQLPCPTVAKVHGLVTGGSLGLVLACDVVIGTWEAQFAPWYARVGFAPDGGWTALLPERIGRTRSLDLLLTNRTLAAEEAHHLGLLTYLVSATELTEATHEVVQQITTGYRSSHRHTLTLMRPEPIQLAAKLRAEQHLFCQQIMTPDADHGMAAFLTT
- a CDS encoding TetR/AcrR family transcriptional regulator, which encodes MTSTKLSARASERPTKDPKVPRKPKTARGQRTRLRILAAAEECFGTLGYHQAGISDITRVAGVALGSFYSYFEGKEEAMRELIKEMGHNLRAHLAQSVEGATDRIDAETRGLRAFLEYVQSNPWMYRVLQEVQFVDEDIYREYYETFSEAYGNMLAEATQAGELRPGNNQIRNWALMGMSHFLGMRFGLWKDDVPMDEIVATMADLLRHGLANPDDRQHGS